Below is a genomic region from Marinobacter salarius.
CTTCCTGACTCGGAGGTGGTTCCTCCCGAGGTTGAGGAGTATACCCCAGGGCCAGGACAGCAAACGTTTGATTACCTGGTGCAGACGGGGTCTTTCCGACAACAGCAAGATGCGGAGAGGCAGCGGGCCGAAATCGCATTCCAGGGCCTCCGTGCCCAGGTCAAACGCATTGACCTCGACAGCGGAAGCACCTGGTACCGCGTCAATGTAGGCCCCTTCACCTCTCGCAGCCAGATGAATGCGGTTATCGACAAACTGGTCGACCTCAACATTCAGCCTCTGGTCAGGAAGATTCCCAAGGAGGGCTGAGATGCCCTCCTGACTCTCTTTCCTCCCGCCCTTGAAAACCTCCCCCTCGCCTCCATAACTGCTGGATACCGTTTTCTATCAGGCAAATGGAGCCAGAATGACTACCATACTCTCTGTCAGGCGTGACGATGAAGTTGCCATGGGTGGCGACGGCCAGGTCTCCCTCGGCAATACCGTAATGAAGGGCAATGCCCGCAAGGTTCGCCGGCTCTATAATGACAAGGTGCTGGCCGGTTTTGCGGGTGGTACCGCCGACGCATTCACCCTGTTCGAGCGCTTTGAAGCCCAGCTTGAGAAACACCAGGGCAACCTTACGCGCGCTGCTGTCGAGCTGGCCAAAGACTGGCGAACCGACCGGGCCCTTCGCCGCCTGGAAGCCTTGCTGGCCGTCGCGGATAAAACCGCATCGCTTATCATCACTGGCAACGGCGATGTTATCGAACCAGAACAGGGGTTGATCGCGATCGGCTCCGGCGGTCCGTTTGCACAGGCTTCCGCAAGAGCCCTGCTGGAAAACACCGACCTGAAAGCCAACGAGATTGTGGAGAAGGGCCTGGATATCGCGGCCGACATCTGCATCTACACCAACCACAATCGCACCCTCGAAGTACTCTCAGCCAACGATTGATCCGGAGCTAGCATGTCTGCAATGACCCCCCGTGAGATTGTCCACGAGCTCAACAAACACATCGTGGGCCAGGAAGAGGCCAAACGTTCCGTGGCCATCGCCCTGCGCAATCGCTGGCGCAGGATGCAGCTGGACAGTGGTCTGCGCGAGGAGATCACACCAAAAAACATCCTCATGATCGGCCCCACCGGTGTTGGCAAAACCGAAATCGCACGCCGTCTCGCCAAATTGGCGGACGCTCCATTTCTGAAAGTGGAAGCGACCAAGTTTACCGAAGTGGGCTACGTGGGCCGGGACGTCGAGTCCATTATCCGTGATCTGGCGGACATGGCCATCAAGATGCTGCGCGAGAAGGAAATGAAACGCCACGAGCATCGCGCTATGGATGCCGCCGAGGAACGTATTCTGGACGCCCTGATTCCGCCGCCCCGGGACTTCAAGGAAGACAGCCAGAAAACCGAAGACTCTTCCACCCGCCAGCTGTTCCGCAAGAAACTGCGTGAGGGCGAGCTGGACGACAAGGAAATCGAAATCGACCTGAGTAACAGCGGCGCCGGCGTTGAAATCATGGCACCTCCCGGCATGGAGGAGATGACCAGCCAGCTACAGAATATGTTCTCGAGCATGTCCTCTGATAAGCGCAAGACCCGCAAGATGAAGGTCGCTGACGCCATGAAGCACGTTCGCGACGAGGAAGCCGCCAAGCTGGTCAATGAAGAGGAAATCAAGCAGAAAGCCATCCAGACCGTCGAGCAGAATGGCATCGTCTTCATCGACGAAATCGACAAGGTGGCCAAGCGCTCCGAGAACACTTCATCGGACGTATCACGGGAAGGTGTACAACGGGATCTGCTGCCCCTGATCGAAGGCAGCACCGTCAGCACCAAGTATGGTTCCGTGCGAACGGACCACATCCTGTTTATCGCGTCCGGCGCGTTTCACCTGTCGAAGCCGTCTGACCTGATCCCGGAATTACAGGGCAGACTGCCGATCCGCGTTGAGCTGCAGGCACTGACCCCGGATGATTTCAAGCGCATCCTCACGGAGCCGGACGCCTCCCTGGTACAGCAGTACGAAGCCCTGATGGACACAGAGGGTGTCAAATTGACCTTCACAGAGGACGCCATCGCCCGTATTGCAGAGGTCGCCTATAAGGTCAACGAGACCACGGAAAATATCGGTGCAAGACGCCTACATACGGTGCTGGAACGACTGTTGGAGAGTCTGTCTTACGAGGCAGGCGATCAGGTTACCGACAGCTTCGAGGTGACGGCGACGTTTGTGGATGAAAAACTGGGTGAGTTGGCTGAGGATGAAGATCTGAGCCGCTATATCCTGTGACCTGCAAGGGCTGGAAGGCCCGAATGTACCCTATCGGGGCGCGCGTTCTTCGCGCCCCCTCTTATCTCCTTCCACAGCACCGAATCACGCCCTCTACTGAGCTTTGCTGAACAGCTCCGACACATTATCAAAGCCGGTTGCCAGCTTTCCTTTCTGGGCTCGTTTCTTACGGCCTTTCGCCACATAGAGTGGAAGCATCTCGCCGTACAGACTGGTACTGATCGTACGCTGCTCATCTTCCAGGCGATCCCG
It encodes:
- the hslV gene encoding ATP-dependent protease subunit HslV, which gives rise to MTTILSVRRDDEVAMGGDGQVSLGNTVMKGNARKVRRLYNDKVLAGFAGGTADAFTLFERFEAQLEKHQGNLTRAAVELAKDWRTDRALRRLEALLAVADKTASLIITGNGDVIEPEQGLIAIGSGGPFAQASARALLENTDLKANEIVEKGLDIAADICIYTNHNRTLEVLSAND
- the hslU gene encoding ATP-dependent protease ATPase subunit HslU, with translation MSAMTPREIVHELNKHIVGQEEAKRSVAIALRNRWRRMQLDSGLREEITPKNILMIGPTGVGKTEIARRLAKLADAPFLKVEATKFTEVGYVGRDVESIIRDLADMAIKMLREKEMKRHEHRAMDAAEERILDALIPPPRDFKEDSQKTEDSSTRQLFRKKLREGELDDKEIEIDLSNSGAGVEIMAPPGMEEMTSQLQNMFSSMSSDKRKTRKMKVADAMKHVRDEEAAKLVNEEEIKQKAIQTVEQNGIVFIDEIDKVAKRSENTSSDVSREGVQRDLLPLIEGSTVSTKYGSVRTDHILFIASGAFHLSKPSDLIPELQGRLPIRVELQALTPDDFKRILTEPDASLVQQYEALMDTEGVKLTFTEDAIARIAEVAYKVNETTENIGARRLHTVLERLLESLSYEAGDQVTDSFEVTATFVDEKLGELAEDEDLSRYIL